The sequence ACAGTTGTTTTAAGCATCGTTCTAGCACTAGGAATTCGTACTTTTGTTGCAGAAGCTCGTTGGATTCCTTCCGGTTCTATGGAACCAACCCTCCATGGCACCCCCAACCAATGGGAAGCTGATAAAATCATTGTTGATAAGTTGAAGTATAAATTTTCCGAACCGCAACGAGGGGATATTGTCGTTTTTTCGCCTACAGAAGAATTACAAAAAGAACAGTACCAAGACGCTTTCATTAAACGTGTGATTGGTCTACCGGGCGAAAAAGTAGAGCTGAGAAATGGCAAAGTTTATATCAACAACAAACCTTTACCCGAAAATAACTACCTCAGATCTAACCAACGCACTGTCACTGAAGTTTGCACTTCCGGTCAGCAACCCCCTTTCCTCGCCAAACCCCAAACTATCCCCGCCAACTCTTACTTAGTGCTGGGTGATAACCGTGGTAGCAGCTACGACGGGCGTTGTTGGGGTATTGTCCCCAAGCAGAAAATTATCGGTCGGGCTGTAATCCGTTTCTGGCCGCTGAATCACATCGGCGGAATTGATAAAACTCCACTTTATCCATAGTTAAAAATTATCTGTATTACTCGTGAATTTTAATTTTTGGTAGTTAAATAATCTTGCTATGGTGGATTAGTAACAACAGCATTTTTAATTTGGGATTTCCAGTCTTAGACAGGAATATCTAGCCTGAAATCCCAAATTACAAGTTGCTCGTCATCAAATCAATCTCTGCTGATGCCATACCTAGCCAAAATTCTACTGTATCCAGTTAAGTCTCTTGATGGCGTGGAAGTTGAAATTGCCACAGTTTTGGCTAGTGGAGCATTACAGCGCGATCGCGAATACGCAATTTTTGATGATGCACAAAAGTTTGTCAATGGCAAGCGCCACGCCAAAATTCATCTTCTGCGGGCGCAGTTTACATTAGCCCAGAAAACTCTCTCGCTACAAATTCCAGGGAACGATTCACCACAAATTTTCCATCTGGATCAGGAGCGACAAGCTCTAGAAGCAGCTTTAAGTGATTTTTTGGGATTTGCTGTCAAAGTAGAGCAAAACACGCTCACAGGCTTTCCCGATGACCTCAACTGCTCTGGCCCAACAGTGATTAGCACCGCAACTTTAATGGAAGTGGCTTCTTGGTTTCCCAATGTCAGTGTTGAGGAAATGCGCCGTCGGATACGTGCCAATATAGAAATTGGCGGTGTATCGGCGTTTTGGGAAGACCAGCTATTTAGCGCCGAAAGCGAGACAGTCTCTTTTCGAGTCGGAGACGTACATTTTTTTGGTGTTCAACCGTGTCAGCGCTGCGTCGTCCCCACGCGCAACCCTGACTCCAGCGCAGTTTACCCAAATTTTCAAAAAACATTTATCCAACAGCGACAAGCTACTGTACCGAATTGGGTAGCGACGGCGCGTTTTCGCCACTTCTACAGCTTGAGTGTGAATACACGATTACCAGCATCAGCAGCAGGAAAAATTTTGCAGATTGGTGATGAAATTACAATTATTTAGATAGGAGATTGGTAATTGGATATTACTTCACTGACGTAATACTAAATCCGCAATTAGTGAAGCGTGATCAGAATTAGCATTGGTTCCTATATATGTGCGCGCGACACTAAAATGTTGGTTGACAAAGCAGTGGTCAATGGGAATATTTATTAATGGTAATAGCCAGTTTGGTAAATTGACATAACTTGCTGGTCGCGGCCAGCTTGGTAAAATACCAAAACCTAAGCGGGTGTTATGCAACTTTGTTTTGTTGACAAATCTGTGATAGTAAGGCGACCAAGGCGTTAAATTAAAATCTCCGGCTAAAATTAATGGCTGATCTAATTTTTGTACATAATTATTCAGCGCCTCTAGTTGTCGATTACGTCGGTGAAAATTAGCTTGTGTTACGGGTACAAAAGGATGAGTACCAATAAATTTAACTGGCTTTTTATCTATTTCTAAAGTGGCGATGAGGTTATGACCTCCTTGTCCATTAAAGCTTTCACCTTTAGCATCTTTCATGGGTAAGCGGGTAAGGATAGCTAGACCACCTCCAGGACTTCTAAAACCATTAGATAAGCTTGGTTGGAGCGCAGTTTTTAGCTTGGTAAATATGTCTTGATCAATTTCAATAAATAAAGCGATATCAGGGCGTTCATTCTGCACTAAATTAATCATTTCCTGATAGCTTTTATTTTTAATATTCATATTATATGATAAAACCCGCACCTGTTTATCTGAGTTAACATTCATCTGTCGGGCATTGGGTAGATACCAGGGAATTACTTCAATGGCATTGATTCCTACTAGTAATAAAGCCGCTAAAAACAGAATTTTGTTTTTAACTTGGCGGGTTCTCCAAAGAATAAATAAAATAATAGTAAGTATTAATGATAAAACTAAATAATGAAAGCGGAAATGGGCGAATAATTCTAATGACCAAGACCAAGCAATATAAGATAATATAGATAATGAACCGAGAATTAATAAAGCGGTAGTTGCCAAGATTAAGTAGATTCTTGAAGCCATAATAATGCGTAAAAATTTTGGCGTAAATAAAGTTTATTTGTTATTTGTAATAGTTTTAGATAACTTAAGGTTGTGCAATTTGGCTGTTCAGTTGATGAGCAGTAAAAATTGGGGAAAGGTCATGCTTTCCTTTCCCCTGGGTGGTTATTTTGTTGTTTTGGGCTTGAGAGCTAATAACATTTCTAATTCGCTCGTGGATTTATCGGGACTGGTAGCAGTAACGCCCAAACCACGGATAGAAGCCAGAATGGTGCTGGCGTCAGGGGGGAGGGATTGACCGGGAAACCGATTAATTAATGTGACTGTTTTGTCCATATCTAAGTAAAAGTAACCACCGTTGGGTTTTTGCAAAGAACTAGTAACAGCCTTAAAAGTTTCGCTATTATCGAGGGGTTGATTCTTCGCAGTGGCGATCGCATCTGCAATCGGCCCACCCACAGCCACAAGTAGGGTATCTTGATCTAGCCAACCATGAGACAATACGGCCCCTTGCGGAGTTTGCCATTCCGTGATATCCTTACCACCAACATTTCGGTTAGCAACTGTGACTGATTGCCTTTTGATTAAGTCATCGAGCTTGGTCAGAGTGCTTTCTGCAGTTTTGCGATCGCTAGTATCAAATACAAAAGCGCCCCCAACACCTACGCTAGCTAGGATACCTTGATTTGAGGGAATCGCTGCGATCGCAAATTCTTGATTCATCCAGCCAATCACTTCTTTATCTAAATCTAGATTGGCGGTTGCTTTCAACTGCTGACGTACTTGTTCCACCGCTTGATTAAATTCAGGATAATCTTTTGACTGCTCCAGTAACAATGACCAGCTACGACTGATACCCTGACCGCTGACGAGAGCTAAAGTATCAGCGGGAAATTGTCCGACTATATTTGCGGGAGCATTTTGGTACTGGAATTTATTTAATTGCGGATCTAAATTAGCGATCGCTTTTAATCTCACACCCCCATCATCCACTCCAACACCCGCCACCATAGATTTTACCAGCTTCAATTGGTTAAGGGTTTGTGGAGGTAATTGCGTTGCTTGGGGATTAGAGGTGATTAATTGCTGTACCATCCCCGCATAATCAGGTACATAAATTTGGGCTAGGGAATTTTTCACATCCACACCCTTAGCCAGAATTGTACTCGCACCTTCTTTACCAGCAAAAGATGGCTGACCTTTAAAGGTATCAATCGCTTGTTCAATACCTTTTTTCTCTGGAGCCAAAACCAGTTGACTATTATTTAAGACCACACTATATGTCGGTTTTCCCTGTTCCCTGGTTTCCGTAATTTTTTCGCCTTTATAATCAGTTTCCGTGAATTTGACACCTTTTTGTGACTTGAGTTTGTTACCAAAATTCAAAGCACCGAGTTTGTCCTTAATTCCCACCACCACCAAAACATTAGGTTCAGATTGTGGGTTTGTAGGTTGATTAAGTTGATCACCTGGAGTGTTTAACTGTGCGGGTTTCACAGAGTTCGGCGGTAACACAGCAATCATCACCCCACCAACCCAAGGCTTTAAATCTGTTTCATAAGAAATGTTACTTTCTTTAAAAGCATCTTGGTTAAATTTCTCCAGCCCCTTGGTGATCAGATTTTGGGCTTCCGGAGTCCCAAACTGCTTTAACTTTTCCCAAGCCTGGGGATCAGTATTAATGTAAGTAGCCATTAATGCTGTAGCTGGAACAACTTTAGCACTGCCGAGTGCCCCGGTACTATCCCCGACAGGCGTTTTCAAGTATAGATAAGCGGCTATACCACCAGTAATAGCCACAACCGCACCGATGGTAGGAATTAAAAACTTTAATTTACTTTCAGGCATAAGTATTATCCTCACTTGCTCTAATTGTTACCGAGGCTAGTAAAAACGTCATTGTAATCCTTGCGGATTTCTTCATCGTCCTGAAGAATTCAACGGTATTTACTGCTAAAATTGTTGTCTCTACACACTATGGCTTTAGAAATACTCTTAACAAAGTCTTCAACAGGGTGACGAGGAAATCCGTAAATGGTGTGTTGTGAATCTCAAAAAAACAGCCTCGGTGATTACAGCAAGTTATCCTTGGTTATGAGGATACTGGGGAGTATTTGTACTCAATAAACATCTATGAGAGTACAAAATACTTTTGGCTAAACGACAAAATCGTCCAAAACACCAGCCGACATCAGGGTAAGTACAAAAGAAAAAATGGGGAAGATTAAACTTCTTACACAAGTAATCACCAAGGGCGCTCAGAAAAGCCCTGAATTAAAGTACCTGCTCCTAGAGCACACGTGTTTTTATGGGTTAAATACTTATCCAGGAAGCTTTAGCAGTTTTGTCTCACCCTCTTTATTGTTCGCCTTCGTTACTTTATGTAACCCCACAGAGAAATTTTCCCTCAATATTGAGTTGCTTTGGGCACTATACCTAAAAGCAAGATTTTGCTTCACTACATCTAGCCAGACTTGTCAGGATTATAAGGGCGTAAGCGTCAATGTCACAGTCTTATTTTGATACAGATAGTCACAAACACAAACCTTTTGAGTTACCAGGGGCAAAACCACATTACAATCCTGATCGCCCAGGACAGGTAGAGCGAATTTTTTTAGACATCAGTCTAGATATCCCTAATCAAAGATATGATGCCACTTGCTTGATTAACTTGTTACCAATCCGCAATGGGATTGAGCGTTTGACTTTGGATGCTGTCAATCTCAACATCAAGTTTGTGCTGATAGATCAAGCACGGCAACGCTTTGAGTATGATGGTGAAAAGCTTTCGATTTATCTATCTGAGCCGACCCAGTTGGGTAAGCAATTATTACTTGAAATTATCTACACAGCCGAAACACCCCAACGCGGCATCTATTTTATTCAACCAGATAAACACTACCCCCACAAACCCACCCAAGTCTGGACTCAGGGAGAAGATGAAGATTCGCGCTTCTGGTTTCCCTGCTTTGATTATCCAGGACAATTGTCTACCTCCGAAATTCGTGTCCGTGTTCCTAAACCGTTGATAGCGATTTCTAATGGCGAACTGATTGATACCGAAGATGATGGCGATTACAAAATTTATCATTGGTCGCAGCAGCAAATTCATCCTACCTATTTAATGACTTTGGCGATAGGAGATTTTGCAGAAGTTCAAGACGAATGGCGAGGGAAACCCGTCATTTATTATGTAGAAAAAGGACGAGTTGCAGACGCCAAGCGCAGTATGGGAAAAACTCCGCGAATGATGGAGTTTTTAAGCGAAAAATATGGCTATCTCTATCCTTTTCCCAAATATGCACAAGTTTGCGTTGATGACTTCATTTTTGGTGGGATGGAAAACACTTCCACCACGCTGTTAACTGACCGCTGTTTGCTGGATGAACGGGCGAGTTTAGATAACCGCAACACAGAAAGTTTAGTAGTTCATGAATTAGCGCATCAGTGGTTTGGTGATTTAGTAGTAATTAAACATTGGTCACATGCTTGGATTAAGGAAGGGATGGCTTCCTATTCTGAGGTGATGTGGACAGAGCATGAATATGGAGCGCAAGAAGCCGCATACTATCGGTTATTAGAAGCGCGGAGTTATTTGACAGAAGATAGTAGCCGCTATCGTCGCCCAATGGTAACTCATGTTTACCGGGAAGCAATTGAACTTTACGATCGCCATATTTATGAAAAAGGATCTTGTGTTTATCATATGATCCGCGCAGAATTAGGCGAGGATCTGTTTTGGCAAGCAATGCAAATATTTGTGCAGGATAATGCTCACAAAACTGTCGAAACGGTAGACTTACTCAGGGCAATTGAAAAAGCAACTGGACGCAATTTAACTTTTTTGTTTGACCAATATGTTTATCGTGGCGGTCATCCTGATTTTCAGGTTGCTTATGCTTGGGATGGTGATGCTAATTTAGCAAAAGTGACTGTGACTCAAACTCAAGCCAGCCCAGGAAATAATTCTCAAAAAGATTTGTTTGATTTGAAAATTCCTATCGGGTTTGGCTGGGCTAATTCAGAAAGACCTGTGGAACTGAAAACTTTTACAGTCAGGGTACATGAGCAAGAACAAAGCTTTTATTTTCCATTAACAGAAAAGCCACAATTTGTGAGTTTTGATGTGGGAAATAATTACCTGAAAACTGTGTCTTTAGAGTATGCAATTCCAGAATTAAAAGCTCAGTTGGAATTTGATCCTAATCCGATTTCGCGTATTTATGCAGCAGTAGCTTTGGCGAAAAAAGGCGGTTTGGAAGCAACTAAAGCATTAGCCGCAGCGCTAAAAAATGATTCATTTTGGGGCGTGCGGGTGGAAGTAGCGAAACAACTAGCAGAGGTGAAATTAGACCAAGCTTTTGAAAGTTTATTACCTGGGTTGAAAGATGACAATTCTTTTGTGCGACGAGCCGTGATAGAAGCACTCGCGCACACCAAAACTGTAGAAAGCTATAAGGCTGTGAAAGAAATAGTCAAAGATGGCGATCGCAGTTATTATGTCGAAGCCGCAGCAGCTCGCGCCATCGGTGCAATATCAGCCGCTAACATAGAAGACCAACCCAAAGAAGAAAAGGCGATCAAGCTGCTAAAGTCCGTTCTCGAAGAAAAAGCCGGTTGGAATGAAGTAGTCCGCAGCGGGGCGATCGCCGGTTTAGCCGCACTCAAAACCTCAGAACCCGCGCTAAATCTAGTCTTAGAATACACCAAAATCGGTACACCACAACCCTTGCGGTTAGCTGCAA is a genomic window of Fortiea contorta PCC 7126 containing:
- the lepB gene encoding signal peptidase I; protein product: MQNQVSDNNSSQQPDNSWIAEIGRTVVLSIVLALGIRTFVAEARWIPSGSMEPTLHGTPNQWEADKIIVDKLKYKFSEPQRGDIVVFSPTEELQKEQYQDAFIKRVIGLPGEKVELRNGKVYINNKPLPENNYLRSNQRTVTEVCTSGQQPPFLAKPQTIPANSYLVLGDNRGSSYDGRCWGIVPKQKIIGRAVIRFWPLNHIGGIDKTPLYP
- a CDS encoding MOSC domain-containing protein: MPYLAKILLYPVKSLDGVEVEIATVLASGALQRDREYAIFDDAQKFVNGKRHAKIHLLRAQFTLAQKTLSLQIPGNDSPQIFHLDQERQALEAALSDFLGFAVKVEQNTLTGFPDDLNCSGPTVISTATLMEVASWFPNVSVEEMRRRIRANIEIGGVSAFWEDQLFSAESETVSFRVGDVHFFGVQPCQRCVVPTRNPDSSAVYPNFQKTFIQQRQATVPNWVATARFRHFYSLSVNTRLPASAAGKILQIGDEITII
- a CDS encoding endonuclease/exonuclease/phosphatase family protein: MASRIYLILATTALLILGSLSILSYIAWSWSLELFAHFRFHYLVLSLILTIILFILWRTRQVKNKILFLAALLLVGINAIEVIPWYLPNARQMNVNSDKQVRVLSYNMNIKNKSYQEMINLVQNERPDIALFIEIDQDIFTKLKTALQPSLSNGFRSPGGGLAILTRLPMKDAKGESFNGQGGHNLIATLEIDKKPVKFIGTHPFVPVTQANFHRRNRQLEALNNYVQKLDQPLILAGDFNLTPWSPYYHRFVNKTKLHNTRLGFGILPSWPRPASYVNLPNWLLPLINIPIDHCFVNQHFSVARTYIGTNANSDHASLIADLVLRQ
- a CDS encoding DUF3352 domain-containing protein gives rise to the protein MPESKLKFLIPTIGAVVAITGGIAAYLYLKTPVGDSTGALGSAKVVPATALMATYINTDPQAWEKLKQFGTPEAQNLITKGLEKFNQDAFKESNISYETDLKPWVGGVMIAVLPPNSVKPAQLNTPGDQLNQPTNPQSEPNVLVVVGIKDKLGALNFGNKLKSQKGVKFTETDYKGEKITETREQGKPTYSVVLNNSQLVLAPEKKGIEQAIDTFKGQPSFAGKEGASTILAKGVDVKNSLAQIYVPDYAGMVQQLITSNPQATQLPPQTLNQLKLVKSMVAGVGVDDGGVRLKAIANLDPQLNKFQYQNAPANIVGQFPADTLALVSGQGISRSWSLLLEQSKDYPEFNQAVEQVRQQLKATANLDLDKEVIGWMNQEFAIAAIPSNQGILASVGVGGAFVFDTSDRKTAESTLTKLDDLIKRQSVTVANRNVGGKDITEWQTPQGAVLSHGWLDQDTLLVAVGGPIADAIATAKNQPLDNSETFKAVTSSLQKPNGGYFYLDMDKTVTLINRFPGQSLPPDASTILASIRGLGVTATSPDKSTSELEMLLALKPKTTK
- a CDS encoding M1 family metallopeptidase, with the translated sequence MSQSYFDTDSHKHKPFELPGAKPHYNPDRPGQVERIFLDISLDIPNQRYDATCLINLLPIRNGIERLTLDAVNLNIKFVLIDQARQRFEYDGEKLSIYLSEPTQLGKQLLLEIIYTAETPQRGIYFIQPDKHYPHKPTQVWTQGEDEDSRFWFPCFDYPGQLSTSEIRVRVPKPLIAISNGELIDTEDDGDYKIYHWSQQQIHPTYLMTLAIGDFAEVQDEWRGKPVIYYVEKGRVADAKRSMGKTPRMMEFLSEKYGYLYPFPKYAQVCVDDFIFGGMENTSTTLLTDRCLLDERASLDNRNTESLVVHELAHQWFGDLVVIKHWSHAWIKEGMASYSEVMWTEHEYGAQEAAYYRLLEARSYLTEDSSRYRRPMVTHVYREAIELYDRHIYEKGSCVYHMIRAELGEDLFWQAMQIFVQDNAHKTVETVDLLRAIEKATGRNLTFLFDQYVYRGGHPDFQVAYAWDGDANLAKVTVTQTQASPGNNSQKDLFDLKIPIGFGWANSERPVELKTFTVRVHEQEQSFYFPLTEKPQFVSFDVGNNYLKTVSLEYAIPELKAQLEFDPNPISRIYAAVALAKKGGLEATKALAAALKNDSFWGVRVEVAKQLAEVKLDQAFESLLPGLKDDNSFVRRAVIEALAHTKTVESYKAVKEIVKDGDRSYYVEAAAARAIGAISAANIEDQPKEEKAIKLLKSVLEEKAGWNEVVRSGAIAGLAALKTSEPALNLVLEYTKIGTPQPLRLAAIRALGKISVGQSPVNLERILDRLADLAKETFFLTQVAVLTALGQMETPKAIGILRSLADQTADGRVRRYAEEEIVELQKNIGSDNALRQLREELDQIKQQNQELKSRLENLEAKSQS